In Colletotrichum higginsianum IMI 349063 chromosome 3, whole genome shotgun sequence, a genomic segment contains:
- a CDS encoding UBA/TS-N domain-containing protein — protein sequence MDDLSGLNWSASANQPNNKPPPMNPSGANYFGSMRPANSTPSPFPSGRNTPLSAQGSGPVAAKPAAAKPAADSFSNLLSFGAAGAAKPTSKLTLLEQQQQLEAEKRKKEEERRKQAQAQFGGGFLDTLGSGSVSRTASPGILSPGSSTGKKATDDDDLFAAFNSETKVDNASFYPPPPQKSPSPANAPGLDLSNPSAWNQAPSVANNGVFGEDDDPFGLNQLKPKAASPAPPLPTDDDDDFLGDLARPVEEVRRKQPTPPQPQHSEPGKPIEASDSSSEDERPAPRGEMAEFDRAVAQLVDYGFTPENARRGLTESGAGLNVQAAANWLLDDAHRQAKAKAQGKSPAVAQRRGREDGSSRQDGQRRTDTRSPAGGDPDLSKTAAAVGNSLFKTANSLWKTGKKQVQQAVADFNQPESDPNQPKWMRSAQVDRTQPEKRVPKATDEALMLESGGRPPRKAGQSSQSPRPDAPRRTASPRDHSPAVSAPSSGRGTPVPRWQQQGGPALPDSRTRASKLAMADDNAASYVSPHRRKKGTPQPEASTRPQQDEPDLLFSSQTQAPKQAQSLPQRPAQPSQPSSRPAQSAQRPSPPAPKPAPRPARQIPSISPAAIQQSTKHRLDGTAHFKRGDYGAAHSSYSASLAAVPSSHPLAIVILTNRALTALKTGEPKQAVEDADAALKIIGPAGGQGEHVAVLSDNGGEERREMRDLYGKALSRKAEALEQMERWGDAHAVWSTCVKDGVGGPSAISGRQRCQSALAPKPKPKPRPAAARPRPAAAPAKSSDAVERLRKQNQAAAQEDDEKFALSEKVDAKIAAWRDGKRENLRALIGSLDQVLWEGSGWKKVGLHELVMANKVKIHYMKAIAKCHPDKLPQDASTEVRLIAATVFATLNESWDKFKAENGL from the exons ATGGATGATCTCTCGGGACTGAActggtcggcgtcggccaaCCAGCCGAACAACAAGCCACCGCCGATGAACCCCTCGGGTGCCAATTACTTTGGTTCGATGCGACCGGCCAATTCGACGCCATCCCCGTTCCCCTCCGGCCGCAACACGCCACTCTCCGCCCAAGGCTCTGGTCCCGTCGCCGCAAAACCTGCGGCTGCGAAGCCGGCCGCTGATAGCTTCAGCAACCTGCTCAGCTTCGGCGCTGCTGGAGCTGCGAAGCCCACGTCGAAGCTCACCTTGttggagcagcagcaacaactcgaggcggagaagaggaagaaggaagaggagaggagaaaaCAAGCGCAGGCGCAGTTTGGTGGGGGTTTCCTGGACACGCTCGGATCGGGCTCCGTCTCGCGGACGGCGTCTCCAGGCATCCTGTCACCCGGTTCCTCCACCGGCAAGAAggccaccgacgacgacgacctcttTGCCGCCTTTAACTCCGAGACCAAGGTCGATAACGCGAGCTTTTACCCGCCTCCGCCCCAGAAGAGCCCCTCGCCCGCTAATGCGCCGGGCCTCGACCTGAGCAACCCGAGCGCATGGAACCAGGCCCCGAGCGTTGCCAACAATGGCGTATttggagaagatgatgatCCGTTTGGTCTGAACCAGCTGAAGCCCAAGGCTGCGTCCCCGGCACCGCCACTCCCgacagacgacgacgacgacttcctcGGTGATCTGGCCCGCCCGGTTGAAGAAGTTCGGCGCAAACAACCTACCCCGCCGCAGCCCCAGCACTCCGAGCCTGGAAAGCCCATCGAGGCGTCCGACTCCAGCTCCGAAGACGAACGGCCGGCTCCCAGgggcgagatggccgagttTGACAGAGCCGTTGCCCAGCTTGTCGACTACGGCTTTACCCCTGAAAACGCCCGGCGTGGGTTGACGGAGAGCGGTGCGGGGCTCAATGTGCAGGCGGCTGCCAACTGGCTTCTGGACGATGCGCACCGACAAGCCAAGGCAAAAGCGCAAGGCAAGAGTCCCGCCGTTGCACAGAGGAGAGGACGGGaggacggcagcagcagacaAGACGGCCAGCGGAGAACCGACACAAGATCCCCGGCAGGCGGCGACCCAGATCTCTCCAAGACTGCTGCCGCTGTGGGAAACAGTCTTTTCAAGACGGCCAACTCGCTGTGGAAGACGGGTAAGAAGCAGGTTCAGCAGGCGGTTGCGGACTTCAACCAGCCTGAGAGTGATCCCAACCAGCCTAAATGGATGCGCTCGGCTCAGGTCGACCGCACGCAACCCGAGAAGAGGGTGCCGAAGGCGACGGACGAGGCTCTGATGCTAGAATCGGGTGGTCGACCTCCAAGGAAGGCCGGACAGTCCTCGCAATCACCACGACCCGACGCACCGCGCAGGACGGCATCCCCGCGTGATCACTCCCCCGCCGTGTCAGCCCCCTCAAGTGGCAGAGGAACTCCGGTGCCAAGATGGCAACAGCAGGGCGGCCCAGCGTTGCCCGATTCGAGAACCCGCGCGAGCAAGTTGGCAATGGCAGATGACAATGCGGCATCCTATGTCAGCCCTCacaggaggaagaagggtACGCCTCAGCCGGAggcgtcgacgcggccgcAGCAGGACGAGCCCGACCTGCTCTTCAGCTCTCAAACACAGGCCCCCAAGCAGGCCCAGTCGCTCCCGCAGCGTCCAGCCCAGCCCTCGCAACCATCCTCTCGGCCTGCTCAGTCTGCCCAGCGTCCATCTCCACCTGCACCGAAACCGgcacctcggcctgctcgccaAATTCCATCGATCTCGCCCGCGGCGATACAACAGTCCACCAAACATCGACTCGACGGCACAGCCCACTTCAAGAGAGGAGACTACGGCGCAGCCCACTCGTCTTACTCGGCTTCCCTGGCCGccgtgccgtcgtcgcacCCGCTTGCGATTGTTATTCTCACGAACCGCGCACTGACAGCCCTCAAGACTGGAGAGCCAAAGcaggcggtcgaggacgccgacgctGCGCTCAAGATCATTGGTCCGGCAGGCGGTCAAGGCGAGCACGTAGCCGTCCTGAGTGACAACGGCGGTGAAGAGCGCCGTGAGATGCGCGATCTGTACGGGAAGGCATTGAGccgcaaggccgaggccctcgagcagATGGAGCGCTGGGGTGATGCACACGCCGTCTGGTCGACGTGCGTGAAGGACGGTGTCGGCGGGCCGAGCGCCATCTCGGGCCGCCAACGTTGTCAGTCTGCCCtggcgccgaagccgaagccgaagcccaggcccgctgctgctcggcctcggccagccgCGGCGCCCGCGAAGAGCTCTGATGCCGTGGAGCGTCTGCGCAAGCAGAACCAGGCTGCCGCgcaggaggacgacgagaagtTTGCGCTGTCGGAGAAGGTCGACGCCAAGATCGCCGCCTGGAGGGACGGCAAGCGGGAGAACCTGCGCGCGCTCATCGGCAGCCTGGACCAGGTCCTCTGGGAGGGCAGTGGGTGGAAGAAGGTCGGGTTGCACGAGCTCGTCATGGCCAACAAGGTGAAGATTCACTACATGAAGGCCATTGCCAAGTGCCATCCCGACAAG CTTCCCCAGGATGCCAGCACGGAGGTGAGGCTCATTGCCGCGACGGTTTTTGCGACGTTGAATGAGAGTTGGGACAAGTTCAAGGCCGAGAACGGACTTTAA
- a CDS encoding Ubiquitin-conjugating enzyme E2-18 kDa, whose amino-acid sequence MAQSTAHRRLLQEYRALTNNPPEGITAGPVSEDDLLHWEALIQGPEGTPFEGGVFPAELKFPKDYPLAPPTMKFLVDMWHPNIYPSGLVCISILHPPGDDPNHYEHASERWSPIQSVEKILISVMSMLAEPNDESPANVEAAKMWRERRADYEQKVRDGVRRSLGL is encoded by the exons ATGGCCCAGTCCAccgcccaccgccgcctcctccaggAGTACCGCGCCCTGACGAACAACCCGCCCGAGGGTATCACCGCCGGACCAGTCTCCGAGGATGATCTCCTGCACTGGGAGGCCTTGATCCAGGGCCCCGAGGGCACCCCtttcgagggcggcgtcttcCCCGCCGAGCTCAAGTTCCCCAAGGACTACCCCCTCGCCCCGCCGACCATGAAGTTCCTCGTCGACATGTGGCACCCCAACA TCTACCCAAGCGGCCTCGTCTGCATCTCCATCCTCCACCCGCCCGGCGACGACCCCAACCACTATGAGCACGCCTCGGAGCGCTGGTCGCCCATCCAGTCCGTCGAGAAGATCCTCATCTCCGTCATGAGCATGCTTGCCGAGCCCAACGACGAGAGCCCCgccaacgtcgaggccgccaagatgTGGCGCGAGCGCCGCGCCGACTACGAGCAGAAAGTCCGCGACGGCGTGCGGCGGTCGCTGGGCCTGTAG
- a CDS encoding LSM domain-containing protein, with protein sequence MTSTIGIPIKLLNEAQGHIVTLEITSGQTYRGKLLEAEDNMNVQLKDITVTARDGRVSHLDQVYIRGSHVRFFIVPDMLRNAPMFRSRNVRGRGVGMARGRATVSRARASGRGGR encoded by the exons ATGACTTCCACCATTGGAATCCCCATTAAGCTCCTCAACGAGGCTCAG GGCCACATCGTCACCCTCGAGATCACCTCCGGCCAGACATACCGCGGCAAGCTGCTCGAAG CCGAAGACAACATGAACGTCCAGCTCAAGgacatcaccgtcaccgcccgcgacggccgcGTCTCTCACCTCGACCAGGTCTACATCCGCGGCTCCCACGTGCGCTTCTTCATCGTCCCTGACATGCTCCGCAACGCCCCCATGTTCCGCTCCCGCAACGTCCGCGGCCGCGGTGTCGGTATGGCCCGAGGCCGCGCCACCGTCAGCAGGGCCCGCGCCAGCGGTCGCGGCGGTCGCTAA
- a CDS encoding FAD binding domain-containing protein gives MGFKVIIVGGSVAGLSLANMLEQLNIDYTLLEAYPEIAPQVGASIGLLPNGFRILDQLGCYEPILDIAGDFHLKSSFRQSDGKAIVPPSSAATHHLERRTGYASIFIDRQMLLQVLYDNLKQKDRVVPEKRVNSIELIDGGVLVHTKDGSVYEGDIVVGADGIHSTVRQEMWRIGHQQSPGYFPQDEHSRVPVATRCIFGISKRPSNLPAGTQQMVHNMGWSYLIVGAPGNRTYWFLFEGVGETKYGKDIPRYTKEDTETLAMAHLKDPIYDNVTFGDIYKNRIMATLVPLEEYVFEKWHYKRIACIGDASHKIDPISGQGGNGAIEAAAILTNALTDMLERNPKSQSAAVVEEALAQVHANRHARAKDLVASGHQLQQVLTGRSPVSKPVINYLIPLMKEDGFLGTAVPICKASHHVHRLPMPNRPRLVPFDDELPARPLNNKTASKVVTLLAFGSLAALLARSGGLAHLSTLLDGFWSQARLASAGVSGVSLAQGFSGLPSIVSAGSLIQDVQFRSNLFSALAIWLAEGHRVGNRLSVLLWPSLSGAAFTAFGANAIMPLLGLGLVLRGSNALDGRHVPVDSAKSILPSVIAGYAIPTILAALPVRDPQLRQAVTLVASTAPIYCAALVNGISSVFQRVRDVIRPPKPAGEKGEVKLTEQEDFIAMYQKKDVAPLKLTYAFAAGVCATVHVVSIIYAWSGPGAASSPVAGGNALFGLASVAQTLYLAWTLRYEGFVTTKQAILGGLGSVASSLLVGPGAALSGFFYWREHVMSSLGN, from the exons ATGGGTTTCAAagtcatcatcgtcggcggcagcgtcgccggcctgtCGCTCGCCAACATGCTCGAGCAGCTCAACATCGACTACACCCTCCTGGAGGCGTACCCCGAGATCGCGCCCCAGGTCGGCGCCAGCATCGGCCTGCTGCCCAACGGCTTCCGGATCCTAGACCAGCTCGGATGCTACGAGCCGATTCTGGACATTGCCGGGGACTTCCACCTGAAGTCCTCCTTTCGTCAATCAGATGGCAAGGCCATCGTCCCACCCAGCAGCGCCGCTACTCACCACTTGGAACGTCG GACCGGGTACGCTTCCATTTTCATCGACAGACAGATGCTCCTTCAAGTCCTTTACGACAACTTGAAGCAAAAGGACAGGGTAGTTCCGGAGAAGAGGGTGAATAGCATCGAGCTTATCGACGGGGGCGTGCTTGTCCACACAAAGGACGGCTCCGTTTACGAGGGagacatcgtcgtcggagcGGACGGTATCCACAGCACCGTGAGACAGGAGATGTGGCGGATCGGCCACCAGCAAAGCCCCGGTTACTTTCCCCAAGACGAACACTCCA GAGTACCCGTCGCCACAAGATGCATTTTCGGCATCTCCAAGCGCCCGTCCAACCTGCCGGCCGGCACCCAGCAGATGGTCCACAACATGGGCTGGAGCTACCTCATTGTCGGCGCGCCCGGCAACCGGACCTACTGGTTCCTCTTcgaaggcgtcggcgagacCAAGTACGGCAAGGACATCCCGCGGTACACCAAGGAGGACACGGAGACGCTGGCCATGGCGCACCTGAAGGACCCGATCTACGACAACGTGACGTTCGGGGACATTTACAAGAACCGCATCATGGCCACGCTGGTGCCGCTCGAGGAGTACGTCTTTGAGAAGTGGCACTACAAGCGGATCGCCTGCATCGGAGATGCCAGTCACAAG ATCGATCCCATCTCCGGCCAGGGAGGcaacggcgccatcgaggccgccgcgatCCTCACCAACGCCCTGACCGACATGCTGGAAAGAAACCCCAAGAGCcagtccgccgccgtcgtcgaggaggcgctggccCAGGTCCACGCCAACCGCCACGCTCGTGCCAAGGACCTCGTCGCCAGCGGCCACCAGCTCCAGCAGGTCCTCACCGGCCGCTCGCCCGTCTCCAAGCCGGTCATCAACTACCTGATCCCGCTCATGAAGGAGGACGGGTTCCTCGGCACGGCGGTGCCCATCTGCAAGGCGAGCCACCACGTCCACCGGCTGCCGATGCCCAACAGGCCGCGCCTCGTGCCCTTTGACGACGAGCTCCCCGCGCGGCCCCTCAACAACAAGACGGCCTCCAAGGTCGTCACGCTGTTGGCATTTGGGTCCCTGGCGGCGCTTCTCGCCAGGTCCGGGGGCCTCGCTCATCTCTCCACGCTCCTGGACGGCTTCTGGTCACAGGCCAGACTGGCATCTGCCGGAGTCTCGGGCGTGAGTCTGGCCCAGGGGTTCTCCGGCCTGCCCAGCATCGTGTCTGCGGGCAGCTTGATCCAGGACGTGCAGTTCCGCTCGAACCTGttctccgccctcgccatcTGGCTCGCGGAGGGCCATCGGGTCGGCAACAGGCTCTCCGTACTTCTTTG GCCATCCCTTTCCGGCGCTGCCTTCACGGCCTTTGGCGCCAACGCCATCATgcccctcctcggcctcggcctggtcCTTCGAGGCTCCAACGCCCTGGACGGGCGTCACGTCCCCGTCGACTCCGCCAAGTCGATCCTGCCctccgtcatcgccggctaCGCGATCCCCAcgatcctcgccgccctACCGGTCCGGGACCCGCAGCTCCGGCAGGCCGTCACCCTTGTGGCGTCCACGGCGCCCATATACTGCGCCGCCCTAGTGAACGGCATCTCGTCCGTCTTCCAAAGGGTCCGCGACGTGATTCGGCCCCCCAAGCCCGCgggggagaagggcgaggtCAAGCTGACCGAGCAGGAGGACTTCATCGCCATGTACCAGAAGAAGGACGTGGCCCCTCTCAAGCTCACCTACGCGTTCGCGGCCGGGGTCTGCGCCACCGTCCACGTCGTCAGCATCATCTACGCGTGGTCCGGCCCCGGTGCCGCATCCAGCCCGGTGGCCGGAGGCAACGCGTTGTTCGGCCTGGCCTCGGTTGCGCAGACGCTGTACCTGGCCTGGACCTTGCGCTACGAAGGCTTCGTCACGACGAAGCAGGCGATCCTGGGAGGCCTGGGATCCGTCGCCAGCAGCCTCCTCGTTGGGCCCGGCGCAGCCCTCTCGGGCTTCTTCTACTGGCGCGAACACGTCATGTCCAGCCTGGGCAACTAA
- a CDS encoding Fungal specific transcription factor domain-containing protein, which translates to MSAVGRTRASTTADLTSRKGRTSMAPPPMLGHGRACVTCHQRKVRCDILIRGTPCSKCQANDVSDCRIFEKKKTRSSSARASQSPHVPLQPRTTSDSRPTTTTPTASNAASPWITVAGEPGPRATNAATTDFTAQTHYATELATRNLADFLDGEETGVQEILPSGRLYFIGTEFSNLNYLVRQRSHRPDQNVLHFGSHPLAPRMSSVPPEALELPTKALADDLVQAYFVHVNRGFPIVDEDYFMKKYNNVEISSDTVRPRPLSLLLLNSILLVGAHVLSPQREDLKALKPVFFKRAKALFDCRFEQHRETYLQAALLLTWQCDDLEDVVSNSWHWVGSAARTAFGMGMHRDVTPSSLNIMDKRLWMRLWWTLYQFDVLVSMAHGRPQAINLDDSDVPLIEEHHLEDTPEAEATFIVQHTRLCIIFAKAMRKRVALRSSAEDRAKATREADTALAELVTNLPERLQLSQGEPDIWQSTFHLTYNNFLILLHRPSPRPVPDQSRSPADAGTDLSICSDAAATISSIFESLRKRDMLFGLWLPSIHVLFTSLVHASTQMHAGNPIVAAKSRRHCESMIQTLHSLKSQWLYAQSILNLFEPRRLRGRGHSQANRPNEPVGDVGTGMDHAGRQNASARVSMPPDLHRYENGNLAGSLSSAEHTSRPLSSGPTYMAPEVPVQGFPRSQEGHQYMGILNGDESQAGQFYGADFLGDELDLGDADGMDMLPLPSALEFLLAGAGSHFDF; encoded by the exons ATGTCAGCAGTAGGGCGCACTAGGGCGTCAACGACGGCGGACCTGACGTCGAGGAAAGGGAGAACCAGTATGGCGCCCCCTCCGATGCTCGGCC ATGGGAGAGCCTGCGTGACCTGTCATCAGAGGAAAGTCCGTTGCGACATCCTGATAAGAGGCACGCCATGCTCCAAGTGCCAGGCAAACGACGTATCCGACTGTCGGATCtttgagaagaagaagaccagatcatcctcggccagggcgtcCCAGAGCCCCCATGTCCCGCTGCAGCCCCGGACAACATCCGACTCTCGGCCTACGACTACGACGCCCACGGCCTCGAATGCAGCCAGCCCGTGGATAACCGTCGCCGGGGAGCCGGGTCCTCGAGCAACCAACGCAGCAACAACAGACTTCACGGCCCAGACTCACTACGCCACCGAGCTGGCAACGCGGAACTTGGCCGACTTTCTCGACGGAGAAGAGACGGGAGTTCAGGAGATCCTACCCAGCGGCCGCCTCTACTTCATTGGCACCGAGTTCTCCAACCTCAACTACCTCGTGCGCCAGCGGTCTCACCGGCCAGACCAGAATGTGTTGCATTTCGGAAGCCACCCTCTGGCACCAAGAATGTCATCGGTGCCCCCGGAGGCCCTCGAACTACCCACCAAGGCCTTGGCGGATGACCTTGTTCAGGCCTACTTCGTTCACGTGAACCGAGGCTtccccatcgtcgacgaagacTACTTCATGAAGAAGTACAACAACGTCGAGATCAGTTCGGACACAGTGCGGCCCAGGCCGCTGTCTCTTCTCCTACTGAACTCCATCCTGCTCGTCGGGGCACACGTCCTCTCTCCTCAACGCGAAGACCTGAAAGCGCTGAAGCCGGTTTTCTTCAAGCGGGCGAAGGCCCTGTTCGACTGTCGCTTTGAGCAGCACCGTGAAACGTACCTGCAAGCTGCTCTCCTGCTTACATGGCAGTGCGATGATCTCGAAGACGTTGTTTCCAACTCGTGGCACTGGGTGGGGAGCGCCGCCCGGACGGCCTTTGGGATGGGCATGCACCGGGACGTTACGCCGTCCAGTCTGAACATCATGGACAAACGCCTGTGGATGAGGTTGTGGTGGACGCTCTATCAATTTGATGTGCTGGTTTCTATGGCCCACGGTCGACCCCAAGCAAT CAACTTGGACGATTCCGACGTCCCATTGATCGAAGAACACCATCTGGAGGATACACCAGAGGCAGAAGCCACATTCATTGTCCAGCACACTCGCTTGTGCATCATATTCGCCAAGGCGATGAGGAAGCGCGTCGCTCTGCGGTCTTCAGCGGAAGACCGCGCCAAAGCCACCAGAGAAGCCGacaccgccctcgccgagctggtcACGAATCTGCCGGAGAGGCTCCAGTTGTCCCAGGGCGAGCCAGACATCTGGCAGTCGACATTCCACCTCACCTACAACAACTTCCTCATCCTGCTCCATCGGCCGTCACCCCGTCCGGTCCCGGACCAGTCTCGCTCCCCTGCCGACGCGGGCACCGACCTGAGCATCTGCTCCGACGCGGCGGCTACCATTAGCTCCATCTTCGAGTCCCTCCGCAAGAGGGACATGCTCTTCGGCCTGTGGCTGCCCAGCATCCACGTGCTCTTCACGTCCCTGGTCCACGCATCGACGCAGATGCACGCGGGCAACCCGATCGTGGCGGCCAAGTCCAGACGACATTGCGAATCCATGATCCAGACACTGCACTCGCTGAAGAGCCAGTGGCTATATGCGCAGAGCATCTTGAATCTGTTTGAGCCGCGGCGATTGCGGGGCCGCGGTCACTCTCAGGCAAATCGTCCGAACGAACCAGTTGGCGATGTCGGCACTGGTATGGACCATGCCGGTCGCCAAAACGCCAGCGCCAGGGTTTCGATGCCCCCGGACCTGCACCGATACGAAAATGGGAACCTCGCCGGCTCGTTGTCCTCGGCCGAGCACACGAGTCGTCCTCTCAGCTCCGGGCCGACGTATATGGCGCCCGAGGTGCCGGTCCAGGGGTTTCCGAGGAGCCAGGAAGGGCACCAGTACATGGGGAtcctcaacggcgacgaGTCCCAGGCTGGCCAGTTTTACGGCGCGGACTTCTTGGGAGACGAATTAGACCTCGGTGACGCGGATGGGATGGACATGCTGCCGCTCCCGTCGGCTTTGGAGTTTTTGTTGGCGGGCGCCGGTAGTCACTTTGACTTTTGA
- a CDS encoding Major facilitator superfamily transporter, whose product MEKPFDGDTSGTGVPINNATVTDMERSGHTSEASSYIESTEDLVDATKLSPMRKLHIVVAGFTCTFNGNLGSSMPSGALDAISEQFDVSNRVHLILLNSLFMCGYVLGPLLFGPLSEYIGRRPVLIGTYLGYFVFMLACSGAPNYPALLVFRLLSGINAAAPTTVIGGLYADILDDPAVRGNAMAVYMTVTTVGPLIGPIVSGFSSPVSWRWPFWIAGIIAACGLPLVLTLPETYAPVLHNKAAKRQMKRNKGAEGKQQQQQQQEQEQQQQLELKPFEVRKIFLRPMKLLFTEPILLFTSAYLTLAYAVFYLLFQAYPVIFQGFYGLSPGMAGLAFLPVVVGVALALVNFWTWTWYHDRETKAGAKWTQNPINRRLPLACMAAPLMVIALFWLGWTVWPSTSPVVSMLSGILFGWGFNMLFMGMINYLTDVFRQYSASAHAAASMTRSIGAILLPLAADSMYADLGVHWAPSLLGFVALAMGTIPFIFIRFGDRLSRSSKTAREAFAIKD is encoded by the exons ATGGAGAAGCCTTTCGATGGAGATACGAGCGGCACCGGAGTCCCTATCAACAATGCCACAGTGACGGACATGGAGAGGAGCGGCCACACGTCAGAGGCTTCGTCTTACATTGAGTCGACGGAGGACTTGGTGGATGCCACGAAGCTTTCACCG ATGCGCAAGCTGCACATTGTAGTCGCCGGTTTTACATGCACTTTCAACGGCAACCTCGGTTCATCGATGCCTTCGGGCGCCCTTGACGCCATCAGCGAGCAGTTCGACGTCTCTAACCGCGTCCACCTCATCCTGCTCAACTCGCTCTTCATGTGCGGCTACGTCCTTGGCCCTTTGCTGTTCGGCCCCTTAAGCGAGTACATCGGCAGACGACCGGTGCTGATCGGGACCTACCTGGGCTATTTTGTCTTCATGCTCGCCTGTTCCGGAGCACCCAACTACCCAGCGCTGCTTGTGTTCCGTCTGCTTTCTGGGATTAACGCAGCTGCCCCGACGACCGTTATCGGCGGCCTCTAcgccgacatcctcgacgacccggccgtcaGGGGAAACGCGATGGCCGTATACATGACCGTCACCACGGTGGGACCCCTCATCGGGCCAATCGTGTCTGGTTTCTCGTCGCCGGTATCCTGGCGCTGGCCCTTCTGGAttgccggcatcatcgccgcctgcGGCTTGCCCCTCGTTCTCACGTTGCCCGAGACGTACGCCCCCGTTCTTCACAACAAGGCTGCGAAGAGGCAGATGAAGAGGAACAAAGGTGCGGAGGGcaagcaacaacagcaacagcagcaggagcaggagcagcagcagcaactcGAACTGAAGCCCTTCGAAGTCCGCAAAATCTTCCTGCGGCCCATGAAGCTCCTGTTCACTGAACCGATTCTCCTGTTCACTTCTGCGTACCTCACGCTCGCCTACGCTGTCTTCTACCTCCTGTTCCAAGCGTACCCGGTCATCTTTCAAGGGTTCTACGGCCTGTCACCGGGAATGGCCGGGCTTGCATTCCTGCCAG TGGTCGTCGGAGTCGCCCTAGCTCTCGTCAACTTCTGGACATGGACCTGGTACCATGATCGCGAAACCAAGGCCGGCGCAAAGTGGACTCAGAACCCCATTAACCGCAGGCTGCCTCTTGCATGCATGGCCGCTCCCCT AATGGTAATCGCCCTTTTCTGGCTCGGATGGACTGTATGGCCGTCGACATCTCCCGTCGTCTCCATGCTGAGTGGAATCCTCTTCGGATGGGGGTTCAATATGCTCTTCATGGGCATGATCAACTACTTGACAGACGTCTTCCGGCAGTACTCTGCGTCGGCGCACGCAGCCGCCAGTATGACGCGCTCCATCGGTGCCATCCTACTGCCTCTTGCTGCGGACAGCATGTACGCCGACTTGGGAGTCCACTGGGCGCCTTCGCTGCTGGGGTTCGTCGCCTTGGCGATGGGCACGATTCCGTTCATTTTCATCCGGTTCGGGGATCGCCTCTCGAGGAGTAGCAAGACGGCGCGAGAGGCTTTCGCTATTAAGGACTGA
- a CDS encoding RTA1 like protein, which yields MSEQRGGGGYVDPNFPNPGGKWDTPVIIYGYTPSFALAVLADVLFFLLLVVHTWQVVRHRSWYFVTVPVGLLFEIVGYVARSLSARANPYNLIYFILNYFFIVTAPVFLAAGVYTVLSALIHRLGRGFSPLPPKVVLWFFVTSDVIATITQISGAALIGVKQSRREDPTTANNILLAGLAYQVFSIGCFVITTSVFLFRARHAIKEHRLTAFVAAFVAATLLIYLRTCFRLAETAEGLGGELYSNEVYFGVLEFAPVVLAVILLSVWHPGRCVARKVSGDVGDVEKRRVRSNESVQK from the exons ATGAGTGAACAAAGAG gcggcggcggctacgTCGACCCGAACTTCCCTAACCCCGGCGGCAAATGGGACACGCCCGTCATCATCTACGGCTACACGCCGTCCTTcgcgctcgccgtcctcgccgacgtgctcttcttcctcctcctcgtcgtccacaCGTGGCAGGTCGTCCGCCACCGCAGCTGGTACTTCGTCACCGTGCCcgtcggcctcctcttcgagATCGTCGGCTACGTCGCGCGCTCCCTCTCGGCCCGCGCGAACCCGTACAACCTGATCTACTTCATCCTCAACTActtcttcatcgtcacggcgcccgtcttcctcgccgcgggcGTCTACACCGTCCTCTCGGCCCTCATCCACCGCCTCGGGCGCGGGttctcgccgctgccgcccaagGTCGTGCTCTGGTTCTTCGTCACCTCGGACGTCATCGCGACCATCACGCAGATCTCGGGCGCCGCGCTGATCGGCGTCAAGCAGTCGCGCCGCGAGgacccgacgacggcgaacAACATCCTGCTCGCCGGGCTGGCGTACCAGGTGTTCTCCATCGGGTGCTTCGTCATCACAACCTCGGTGTTCCTCTTCAGGGCCAGGCACGCGATCAAGGAACACAGGCTGACGGCCTTTGTCGCGGCGTTCGTGGCGGCCACGTTGCTCATCTACCTGCGCACTTGCTTCCGTCTCGCCGAGACCGCGGAGGGCCTCGGAGGGGAGCTTTACTCGAACGAGGTCTACTTCGGCGTGCTCGAATTTGCGCCCGTGGTGCTGGCCGTCATTCTGCTGTCTGTCTGGCACCCTGGCAGATGCGTCGCCAGGAAGGTCTCCGGggacgtcggcgatgttGAGAAGAGGAGAGTCCGCAGCAACGAATCAGTTCAGAAGTAG